From one Acidobacteriota bacterium genomic stretch:
- a CDS encoding YebC/PmpR family DNA-binding transcriptional regulator — translation MSGHNKWSTIKHKKGRADAKRGKLFTKIIREITVAAREGGGDPESNPRLRAGVAAAKAANMPADNIKRAIDRGTGDLDGVAYEEVSFEGYGPGGVAVMLEILTDNRNRTTPEIRHLFSKHGGNLGENGCVSWLFARKGLLLVPRSDEIDEDEIMELALEAGAEDLDTEDQDYYRIYTSPDELHSVKDSLEAANKKLVIEAAQMEMEPSSTTRLEGKPAQQMIRLMEAFDDHDDVQNVWANFDVDDELLTEG, via the coding sequence ATGTCGGGTCACAACAAATGGAGCACGATCAAGCACAAAAAGGGGCGAGCTGACGCCAAGCGCGGCAAGCTCTTCACCAAGATCATTCGCGAGATCACCGTCGCCGCTCGCGAGGGTGGAGGCGATCCTGAGAGCAATCCCAGGCTTCGCGCTGGCGTGGCCGCAGCGAAGGCTGCCAATATGCCTGCGGACAACATCAAACGGGCGATAGACCGTGGCACCGGTGATCTCGACGGGGTGGCGTATGAGGAGGTCAGCTTCGAGGGTTACGGGCCCGGAGGAGTCGCCGTGATGCTGGAGATTCTGACCGACAACCGCAATCGCACGACGCCCGAGATTCGCCACCTCTTTTCGAAGCACGGCGGAAATCTCGGCGAGAACGGTTGCGTCTCGTGGCTGTTTGCGCGCAAGGGTTTGCTCCTGGTCCCTCGATCGGATGAGATCGACGAGGACGAAATCATGGAACTCGCGCTGGAAGCCGGAGCCGAAGATCTCGACACGGAGGATCAGGACTACTATCGGATCTACACCTCACCCGACGAGCTACACAGCGTCAAGGACAGCCTGGAAGCCGCCAACAAAAAGCTCGTCATCGAAGCCGCACAGATGGAAATGGAGCCTTCAAGCACCACCCGCCTCGAAGGGAAGCCTGCCCAACAGATGATTCGTCTGATGGAAGCGTTCGACGACCACGACGACGTACAGAATGTGTGGGCCAATTTCGATGTCGACGACGAGCTCCTGACCGAAGGTTGA
- a CDS encoding TonB family protein has protein sequence MSTKILLVEYDPRSVEHVKTALAGPEFLLEIADSTDAAVDRCANFEPTIVIITSVLPKVKIEDAITQLRARAGLRATPFLILMSGYQGDNPREDAVRYGAQDILERPFGAEILRNRVEKLALDAPSPAATQAIPQEMLETLRRNAGLSNGKDGPITSDDLFGDILSDMEGGERQPVQPPADVVQKRSKPAPEMPPRAVEVKPPKPAAAEEKPAATEGGTGKASDVDDVLAEILKDDTPTPPQSTPSSADEDVDKLLSETLSGMDIAALRKEAAPRAADSKRPPKPESPPKLATPPTAKPSGSAPEPTPVAPKKVARGAETPAKPPAADAPPRVEEETPVTPRPSPSPEGSAPLGREFGQYVIEEHIATGGMADVYKARMMGMEGFQKTVAIKRILSSLTDSDEFVRMFIDEAKLAAQLNHNNIIHIYDLGKIDRSHYIAMEYIDGRDLRSILEECRKRGVRMPIELAIYITDLLASALEYAHKKHDFEDRALGLVHRDVSPQNVLISYDGDVKLCDFGIAKAATKATQTRAGALKGKLQYMSPEQAWGKDIDHRSDIFSLGLVLYEMLTSEQVFTGTSELSVLEQVRDPIITAPSMKNAEVDAEIDRIVFLALNAERDDRYQSAEDLKRDLEKLVRNRGWSADCSTLVAFLRSIDADAAAAATSDAASPEPELTTPPPESQQPPPPSEPPTGGGAETPPPIEPDDASHGDDGFAHMPTDAKPAVDEVGLGFEDSGIVIQPTRSDSDGKRVWGILGAIALVLVLAGAGWWWFFGREGSDSRATRGAVPIGSLPTETPSPVPTTGLMSEEEMINRAREVAAEEITRQEEALRERIEEEFPTPTPVPPTPTPTETPTEVPTETPTPAPTDTPTRVPATATPTPIPPTATPSVREGDIVVQGPGVVPPVVIYQESPSYPAMAERARAEGLVEVEALVGINGSVEEVRITRVEGRNLGFEDATEEAVMNWRYRPATSDGVRVRMWVTIRVPFRIQQ, from the coding sequence TTGAGCACGAAAATTCTCCTTGTCGAATACGACCCGCGCAGCGTGGAGCACGTGAAGACGGCTCTCGCCGGTCCCGAATTTCTCCTCGAAATCGCGGACTCGACTGACGCTGCCGTCGATCGTTGTGCCAACTTCGAGCCCACAATTGTCATCATTACCTCGGTGCTCCCCAAGGTGAAGATCGAGGATGCGATCACGCAGCTTCGCGCCCGCGCGGGACTGCGCGCCACGCCGTTCCTCATTCTCATGTCCGGCTACCAGGGAGATAACCCGCGTGAGGACGCGGTTCGTTACGGTGCGCAGGACATACTCGAACGCCCGTTTGGCGCTGAAATTCTCCGCAATCGAGTCGAGAAGCTTGCCCTCGATGCGCCGAGCCCGGCGGCGACTCAGGCAATTCCGCAGGAAATGCTCGAAACTCTACGTCGCAACGCCGGACTTTCCAATGGCAAAGACGGGCCGATAACGTCCGACGATCTCTTCGGCGACATCCTGTCGGACATGGAAGGTGGCGAACGGCAGCCGGTCCAGCCACCCGCGGACGTGGTCCAGAAACGTTCCAAGCCTGCTCCTGAGATGCCCCCGAGGGCGGTCGAAGTCAAACCTCCGAAGCCGGCAGCGGCCGAAGAGAAACCAGCGGCGACCGAAGGAGGAACAGGCAAGGCGTCTGATGTCGATGATGTGCTTGCTGAGATTCTGAAAGACGATACCCCAACGCCACCGCAAAGCACGCCGTCATCGGCGGACGAGGACGTGGACAAGCTGCTTTCCGAAACCTTGTCCGGCATGGATATCGCGGCGCTCAGGAAGGAGGCAGCCCCGCGTGCCGCCGATTCGAAGCGGCCGCCGAAGCCCGAATCTCCACCTAAACTGGCCACTCCACCCACTGCGAAACCCTCGGGTTCCGCCCCAGAGCCAACCCCCGTGGCCCCCAAGAAGGTAGCCCGGGGAGCGGAGACCCCTGCGAAACCGCCAGCTGCGGACGCGCCCCCCCGGGTTGAGGAGGAGACTCCGGTCACGCCAAGACCGTCCCCTTCCCCTGAGGGTTCGGCGCCGTTGGGTAGGGAGTTTGGCCAATACGTCATCGAGGAGCACATTGCCACCGGCGGCATGGCGGATGTCTACAAAGCCCGCATGATGGGCATGGAGGGGTTCCAAAAGACTGTCGCCATCAAGAGAATCCTATCCAGCCTCACTGATAGCGATGAATTCGTCCGGATGTTCATTGATGAGGCGAAACTGGCCGCCCAACTCAACCACAACAACATCATTCACATCTACGATCTCGGCAAGATCGACCGGTCGCATTACATCGCGATGGAGTATATCGATGGCCGGGATCTTCGATCGATCCTCGAGGAATGCCGCAAGCGCGGCGTGAGGATGCCGATCGAGCTTGCAATTTATATCACCGACTTGCTGGCATCCGCCCTCGAATACGCCCACAAGAAGCACGATTTCGAGGACCGGGCTTTAGGCCTTGTCCACAGGGACGTCTCGCCGCAAAACGTGCTCATCTCGTACGACGGCGATGTGAAGCTCTGCGATTTCGGCATCGCCAAAGCGGCGACCAAGGCAACCCAGACCAGGGCCGGAGCCCTCAAGGGCAAGCTACAGTACATGTCACCCGAGCAGGCCTGGGGTAAGGACATCGATCACCGGTCGGACATCTTTTCGCTCGGCCTTGTTCTCTACGAAATGCTCACCAGCGAGCAGGTTTTCACCGGCACCTCCGAGCTTTCGGTCCTCGAGCAGGTGCGAGATCCAATCATCACCGCACCGTCGATGAAGAACGCTGAGGTCGACGCGGAGATCGACCGGATCGTGTTCCTGGCCCTCAACGCCGAACGTGACGATCGCTATCAATCGGCGGAAGATCTGAAGCGAGATCTCGAAAAACTCGTGCGCAACAGGGGGTGGTCGGCAGATTGCTCTACCCTCGTAGCGTTTCTGAGGAGCATCGATGCGGACGCTGCGGCCGCGGCAACCAGCGATGCCGCATCTCCCGAGCCCGAGCTCACGACTCCGCCTCCGGAATCTCAACAACCGCCTCCTCCCTCCGAACCACCTACTGGCGGCGGCGCAGAGACACCGCCCCCGATCGAGCCTGATGATGCTTCCCATGGTGACGATGGCTTCGCCCACATGCCGACAGATGCCAAGCCAGCGGTGGATGAGGTCGGCCTCGGATTCGAAGATTCCGGGATCGTAATCCAGCCCACCAGGTCTGACTCCGACGGGAAACGCGTGTGGGGAATCCTCGGAGCCATCGCTCTGGTGTTGGTTCTTGCAGGTGCCGGATGGTGGTGGTTCTTCGGCCGCGAGGGATCAGATTCGAGGGCGACTCGGGGGGCTGTGCCGATCGGTTCGTTGCCAACAGAAACACCCTCTCCGGTACCGACGACCGGATTGATGTCGGAGGAGGAAATGATCAACCGCGCTCGCGAAGTGGCGGCCGAGGAAATTACCAGGCAGGAAGAGGCACTTCGCGAGCGCATCGAAGAGGAGTTCCCGACTCCGACCCCTGTACCACCGACTCCGACCCCTACCGAAACACCGACCGAGGTGCCAACGGAGACCCCGACCCCGGCGCCGACCGACACGCCTACCCGCGTACCGGCGACGGCGACACCAACGCCGATTCCGCCTACAGCAACGCCCTCGGTTCGCGAGGGCGACATCGTTGTTCAGGGTCCGGGGGTTGTTCCACCTGTCGTGATCTATCAAGAGTCACCCTCGTATCCCGCCATGGCGGAAAGGGCGCGAGCCGAGGGGTTGGTCGAGGTCGAGGCGCTGGTCGGAATCAACGGGTCTGTCGAAGAGGTTCGAATCACCAGAGTAGAAGGACGAAACCTTGGTTTCGAGGATGCGACTGAAGAGGCCGTGATGAACTGGCGATACAGGCCTGCGACCAGCGACGGCGTCCGAGTTCGCATGTGGGTGACGATTCGGGTACCGTTCAGAATCCAGCAATAA
- the accD gene encoding acetyl-CoA carboxylase, carboxyltransferase subunit beta — MANSKSRSQGLWVKCSDCGEILYHREVTNNFHVCPRCGYHFRISADLRLGMLFDNGKYKRLFGKIRSSDPLGFVDSKPYPDRLKVYNKKFAGSDAVVIAQGEIHKVPAIVAAMEYGFMGGSMGSAVGEKLTRAIERCIDRKLPLIIVSCSGGARMQEGILSLMQLGKVSAALARLREKRLPYVSILTDPTTGGVTASFAMLGDLNIAEPGALIGFAGPRVIEQTIRQTLPEGFQRSEFLLEHGMLDMVVPRPELKGTVSRCLSMLR; from the coding sequence ATGGCCAACAGCAAGAGTAGATCCCAGGGTTTGTGGGTCAAGTGCTCCGATTGTGGGGAAATTCTGTATCACCGCGAGGTGACCAACAATTTCCACGTCTGTCCTCGCTGTGGATATCACTTCAGGATTTCTGCCGATCTCCGGCTTGGAATGCTCTTCGACAACGGGAAGTACAAGCGCCTCTTCGGCAAGATTCGCTCGTCGGACCCGCTCGGATTCGTGGACTCCAAGCCCTATCCGGACCGGCTCAAGGTCTATAACAAAAAGTTCGCCGGATCGGATGCGGTGGTTATCGCACAGGGCGAGATACACAAGGTCCCTGCAATCGTTGCCGCCATGGAGTACGGATTCATGGGTGGATCGATGGGTTCAGCGGTGGGAGAAAAGCTGACCCGGGCTATCGAACGTTGCATCGACCGCAAGCTGCCACTCATCATCGTGTCTTGCTCGGGTGGAGCGAGGATGCAAGAGGGCATCCTGTCCTTGATGCAACTCGGGAAGGTGTCGGCCGCTCTCGCCCGTCTGCGGGAGAAGCGGCTCCCGTATGTATCGATCCTCACCGACCCCACCACCGGAGGGGTGACTGCGAGCTTCGCGATGTTGGGCGACCTGAATATTGCGGAACCAGGCGCCCTTATCGGATTTGCCGGCCCGCGGGTCATCGAACAGACGATCCGCCAGACCCTGCCCGAGGGTTTCCAGAGATCGGAGTTTCTACTCGAGCATGGCATGCTGGACATGGTTGTTCCGCGGCCTGAACTCAAGGGCACTGTCTCTCGATGTCTATCGATGCTGCGCTGA
- the dgt gene encoding dNTP triphosphohydrolase translates to MSRLFVRRRRQLQADEENRLSLFAIRSSESTRRRPVEEDPADIRLEFQRDRDRILHARSFRRLKHKTQVFVPHVGDHPRTRLTHTLEVGQLARTIARSLGLNEDLAEAVAIGHDLGHTAFGHTGETVLDEILRGGNPEVKLPEAVVAEVGRFKHNYQSLRVVDLLERRYDSPGLNLTDQVREAILKHTTWKVDYHFPLPDREGLFLNQPCHLEGQAVAIADEIAQQTHDLEDGLRARSVELETVEELAAAQRVIETIGSDRYYGERNWIRQNTLVRGLIQLFISDVVAASAERIRGFLEQHEIGDHADFVRLSRAVSQTAVWMSPEIAELFDELKSFIYARIINQGPVSRQDWRARKVLTALFGTYWTAPATLPDYLLRRAAEECALPYLRDLPLKRIAGTVAERYHSSSGFARLIVDHLAGMSDRFALEEYRRLQLPSPEQDLTTI, encoded by the coding sequence ATGAGCCGGTTGTTCGTGCGCCGCCGTCGGCAGCTCCAGGCCGATGAGGAGAATCGATTGTCCCTCTTCGCCATTCGCTCATCGGAGTCGACTCGACGGCGCCCGGTAGAAGAGGACCCAGCGGATATCCGGCTCGAGTTCCAACGTGATCGTGACCGGATTCTCCACGCGCGCTCCTTTCGGCGGCTCAAGCACAAGACCCAGGTCTTCGTACCCCATGTCGGCGATCATCCGCGAACCCGGCTGACCCACACCCTGGAGGTTGGCCAATTGGCGCGCACCATCGCGCGTTCGCTCGGCCTCAACGAGGACCTCGCGGAAGCGGTTGCGATTGGGCACGATCTGGGTCACACCGCCTTCGGTCACACCGGCGAGACCGTTCTCGACGAGATCCTCCGTGGTGGAAACCCCGAAGTGAAGCTACCCGAGGCTGTGGTGGCGGAAGTCGGCAGGTTCAAACACAACTACCAATCGTTGCGAGTCGTCGACCTTCTCGAGCGACGATACGATTCACCGGGGTTGAATCTCACTGACCAGGTCAGGGAGGCGATCCTCAAACACACCACCTGGAAGGTGGACTACCATTTTCCGCTGCCCGACCGTGAAGGCCTTTTCCTGAATCAGCCGTGCCACCTTGAGGGGCAGGCGGTGGCGATTGCTGACGAGATCGCCCAGCAGACCCACGATCTCGAGGACGGCCTGCGCGCGCGATCGGTAGAGCTGGAAACGGTCGAGGAGTTGGCTGCTGCACAACGGGTGATCGAGACAATCGGCTCTGATCGCTACTACGGCGAACGGAACTGGATTCGCCAGAATACCCTCGTGCGGGGCCTCATCCAGCTCTTCATCTCGGATGTCGTGGCCGCATCGGCCGAGCGGATTCGAGGTTTTCTCGAGCAGCACGAGATCGGTGATCACGCCGACTTCGTCAGACTTTCCCGTGCGGTGTCGCAGACTGCGGTGTGGATGTCGCCCGAGATCGCCGAGCTCTTTGACGAGCTCAAGAGCTTCATCTATGCCCGGATCATCAACCAGGGACCGGTCAGCCGCCAGGACTGGCGGGCGCGAAAGGTGCTGACCGCCCTTTTCGGAACCTACTGGACGGCACCGGCCACTTTGCCCGACTACCTCCTACGGCGTGCGGCCGAGGAGTGTGCCCTGCCGTACCTGCGAGACCTTCCCCTGAAGAGAATTGCGGGAACTGTTGCCGAGCGCTACCATTCGAGTTCCGGGTTCGCGCGGCTCATCGTGGATCATCTCGCGGGGATGAGCGACCGTTTTGCCCTCGAGGAGTATCGCAGGCTGCAGCTGCCGTCACCGGAGCAGGACCTGACTACGATCTGA
- the rpiB gene encoding ribose 5-phosphate isomerase B, with amino-acid sequence MIVIASDHAGVDLKARLIELIGEAGHEIQDFGPAATGSVDYPDYAHAVAEAVADGRADRGILICGTGIGMSLAANRHPRIRAALCHDALTAEMARLHNDANVLCVGARTTGEAVVEQIVRIFLTTAFEGGRHQRRVEKIEREDQ; translated from the coding sequence ATGATAGTTATCGCCTCCGACCACGCGGGAGTCGATCTGAAAGCGCGGCTCATCGAGCTCATCGGCGAGGCCGGACACGAAATCCAAGATTTCGGCCCCGCCGCTACCGGCTCGGTTGACTATCCCGACTACGCGCACGCCGTGGCCGAAGCCGTGGCCGATGGTCGAGCCGATCGCGGAATCCTCATCTGCGGTACCGGGATCGGCATGAGCCTGGCCGCAAACCGGCATCCTCGGATTCGGGCGGCACTGTGCCACGATGCCTTGACCGCCGAAATGGCGCGTCTTCATAACGACGCCAACGTGCTATGCGTCGGCGCACGGACCACGGGTGAGGCCGTAGTCGAGCAGATCGTGCGCATCTTCCTCACAACCGCCTTCGAGGGCGGTCGCCACCAGCGGCGGGTCGAGAAGATCGAACGGGAGGATCAATGA
- a CDS encoding serine hydroxymethyltransferase, giving the protein MASDPVVAQALEDERRRQNEGLELIASENFVSPAVLAAMGSVMTNKYAEGYPGRRYYGGCQYVDVGEDLARERVKELFGAEHANVQPHSGAQANMGVYLAVMQPGDTMLGMDLTHGGHLTHGHPLNYSGKEFEVVAYGVDRETETIDYDRLRELAIEHKPKLIVCGASAYPRTIDFERLRAIADEAGALLMADIAHIAGLIAAGLHPSPVPHCQFVTSTTHKTLRGPRGGIILCTSEWAEAIDKAVFPGVQGGPLMHVIAAKAVAFAEALQPEWMEYQRQVIENAAALCEAVKKRGWRIVSGGTDNHLFLIDLGADFISGKKAERWLGLADITVNKNTVPFDTRKPYIASGLRIGTPAVTTRGMGLADMETIAELIDRVLRSDEDKEDETKMAAFTAAMEAVKAEVHALTAKFPLY; this is encoded by the coding sequence ATGGCATCGGATCCAGTAGTGGCGCAAGCGCTCGAGGACGAACGGCGGCGCCAGAACGAAGGTCTCGAGCTGATCGCGTCAGAGAACTTCGTGTCGCCGGCAGTGCTGGCGGCGATGGGCTCGGTGATGACCAACAAGTACGCCGAGGGCTATCCCGGTCGTCGCTATTACGGCGGCTGCCAGTATGTGGACGTCGGCGAGGATCTGGCCCGCGAACGGGTGAAGGAGCTTTTCGGTGCCGAGCACGCCAACGTGCAGCCTCACTCGGGGGCTCAGGCCAACATGGGCGTCTACCTGGCGGTGATGCAACCCGGGGACACCATGCTTGGCATGGACCTCACTCACGGTGGTCACCTCACCCACGGCCACCCTCTGAACTACTCGGGCAAGGAGTTCGAGGTCGTAGCCTATGGGGTGGACAGGGAGACCGAGACCATCGATTACGATCGCCTGCGCGAACTCGCTATCGAACACAAGCCCAAGCTCATTGTCTGTGGGGCCTCCGCCTATCCCCGGACGATCGATTTTGAACGTCTCCGCGCTATCGCCGACGAAGCCGGTGCCTTGCTGATGGCGGACATCGCCCATATCGCCGGGCTCATCGCCGCCGGCCTCCACCCCTCACCCGTGCCCCACTGTCAGTTCGTCACCTCGACCACCCACAAGACCTTGCGCGGGCCGAGGGGCGGGATCATCCTGTGCACGTCTGAGTGGGCGGAGGCGATCGACAAGGCGGTTTTCCCGGGAGTTCAAGGCGGCCCCTTGATGCACGTGATTGCGGCCAAGGCGGTGGCGTTTGCCGAGGCCCTCCAGCCGGAATGGATGGAATACCAACGGCAAGTCATCGAGAACGCGGCGGCGCTGTGTGAGGCGGTGAAGAAGCGCGGCTGGCGAATCGTCTCGGGCGGCACCGACAACCACCTCTTCCTCATCGATCTCGGCGCCGACTTCATCTCCGGTAAGAAGGCCGAGCGATGGCTCGGGCTAGCCGACATCACGGTCAACAAGAACACCGTACCCTTCGACACACGCAAGCCCTACATTGCGTCCGGGCTGCGCATCGGTACCCCGGCAGTCACGACCAGAGGCATGGGACTGGCCGATATGGAGACGATCGCCGAGTTGATCGATCGGGTCTTGCGGTCCGACGAGGACAAGGAGGACGAGACCAAAATGGCCGCCTTCACGGCCGCAATGGAGGCGGTCAAGGCCGAAGTCCACGCCCTGACCGCCAAGTTCCCGTTGTACTAG
- a CDS encoding ferritin family protein has protein sequence MKSFDEILDFAIANEQKAHDLYVEIAEQSRRPGMRKALMEFAAEEIKHREKLEAVKAGERPHLSVEKVETLGIAERLIEIEPGSGMNYQGALLFAMKAEQHAYELYTGLANATDDPALRELFNGLAQEELKHKLHFEREYDEVVLEGI, from the coding sequence GTGAAGAGCTTCGACGAGATTCTCGACTTCGCCATCGCTAACGAGCAGAAGGCGCACGATCTCTATGTTGAAATTGCCGAGCAGTCCCGCCGGCCCGGCATGCGCAAGGCCCTCATGGAATTCGCCGCCGAGGAGATCAAGCACCGGGAGAAGCTCGAAGCCGTCAAGGCTGGAGAGCGCCCGCACCTTAGCGTCGAGAAGGTGGAGACCCTTGGCATCGCCGAGCGCCTGATCGAGATCGAACCGGGATCCGGAATGAACTATCAGGGCGCCCTGCTTTTTGCCATGAAGGCAGAACAGCACGCTTACGAGCTTTACACCGGGCTCGCCAATGCGACCGACGACCCGGCTCTGCGCGAACTCTTCAATGGCTTGGCGCAGGAGGAGCTCAAGCACAAGCTGCACTTCGAGCGCGAGTACGATGAGGTGGTACTCGAAGGCATTTAG
- a CDS encoding carbonic anhydrase, which translates to MPTSKLMTGYQKFREKFDSHHEVFEKLAEEGQDPKVLWIGCSDSRVVPEMITGADPGELFILRNIANVVPPAGSNACATGAAVEYAVIHLDVHHIVVCGHTDCGGIKALEAPSEPDSEPHIAAWLKLALPARERVLRSHASEADLYIETIKTNVLMQLENLRTYPCVVDREQSGDLAIHAWLYDLHTGEISEYDEGRRIWDTVAESAAGG; encoded by the coding sequence TTGCCGACTTCGAAGCTGATGACTGGATATCAGAAATTCAGGGAGAAGTTCGACTCCCACCACGAGGTCTTCGAAAAGCTCGCTGAAGAAGGACAGGATCCAAAGGTCTTGTGGATCGGATGCTCGGACTCTCGGGTGGTGCCAGAGATGATCACCGGTGCCGATCCTGGCGAACTCTTTATCCTGCGCAATATTGCCAACGTGGTGCCCCCGGCCGGCTCAAACGCCTGCGCAACCGGTGCGGCCGTGGAGTACGCGGTGATTCACCTTGACGTACACCACATTGTCGTCTGCGGTCACACCGACTGCGGCGGCATCAAGGCCCTTGAAGCACCGTCCGAACCGGACAGCGAGCCGCACATCGCCGCCTGGCTCAAACTCGCCCTGCCCGCGCGCGAGCGAGTCCTCAGATCACATGCTTCTGAGGCCGATCTGTACATCGAGACGATCAAAACGAACGTGCTCATGCAGTTGGAGAATCTCCGGACCTACCCGTGCGTGGTCGACCGCGAGCAATCGGGGGATCTTGCGATCCACGCGTGGCTGTACGATCTGCATACCGGCGAGATCTCCGAATATGATGAGGGCCGTCGCATCTGGGACACCGTCGCTGAATCCGCTGCTGGAGGATAG
- a CDS encoding SLC13 family permease, whose protein sequence is MSRRRWTIRFRKRAETPVDWKRLFFILLGISLFLTVYLSPPWPDAIDPMGEAFELSSQGKAALGLFLLAAVWWVFEVVPIGITSITIAVVQVLFLIRPDVMLVGSDDPVRGGELAFKEFMHPSVWFIFGSIVIGMVFTKTGLTKRLAYKMLVLVGEKTSRIYLGCFIMTAALTHVMAHTAVAATIFPLLVAIYRLYEEGDEPTNFGKGLFIGMAYVAGAGSIVTLLGAARGAVALGFYNEISGQDVTFFGLTWYMFPIGWTMVFVLWAFFMVYYTPERASIPGLRERARDLYTHLGPITPKEIQAAVIVVGAVSIMSLRSFIPALKNVDKSGVILLATVLFFVLKILDIGDLENVPWNIILLFGGAMSLGYCLVLTGAADWLAINTVSLLKTAPPLVFILGMTFFVLMMTNLIMNVAAIAICLPVALKVAPYLGVGGEVILFGSLVAAGMPFLLLVGAAPNAIAYESKQFTSGEFFKAGIPASLLLMVVITAFVIFIWPVMGMEVTIATP, encoded by the coding sequence ATGTCCCGTCGACGCTGGACCATCCGATTTCGCAAACGAGCGGAGACGCCAGTCGACTGGAAACGGCTCTTTTTCATTCTGCTCGGGATCTCGCTGTTTTTGACCGTCTATCTGTCGCCGCCGTGGCCGGATGCGATCGACCCGATGGGGGAAGCCTTCGAACTGAGTTCTCAGGGCAAGGCAGCGCTCGGTCTGTTCCTCTTAGCCGCAGTGTGGTGGGTTTTCGAGGTCGTCCCGATCGGCATCACCAGTATCACGATTGCGGTCGTTCAGGTGCTCTTCCTGATCCGACCGGACGTCATGCTGGTCGGCAGCGACGATCCCGTTCGCGGCGGCGAACTCGCCTTCAAGGAGTTCATGCACCCCTCGGTCTGGTTCATCTTCGGGTCGATCGTCATCGGCATGGTGTTCACAAAGACCGGTTTGACGAAGCGGTTGGCTTACAAGATGCTCGTTCTGGTAGGCGAGAAAACCAGTCGCATCTACCTCGGTTGTTTCATCATGACCGCCGCCCTCACCCACGTGATGGCCCATACGGCGGTTGCAGCTACGATCTTCCCGTTGTTAGTGGCGATCTACAGGCTCTATGAAGAGGGCGACGAGCCAACGAATTTCGGCAAAGGACTCTTCATTGGCATGGCGTACGTTGCCGGTGCAGGCAGTATCGTCACCCTGCTTGGTGCGGCCCGCGGCGCGGTGGCGCTCGGCTTTTACAATGAGATCTCCGGTCAGGATGTGACCTTTTTCGGCCTCACCTGGTACATGTTCCCGATCGGATGGACGATGGTGTTCGTCCTCTGGGCCTTCTTCATGGTCTACTACACGCCCGAACGGGCGTCCATCCCGGGACTCCGTGAACGCGCGAGGGACCTCTACACCCACCTCGGTCCGATCACCCCGAAGGAGATCCAGGCTGCGGTCATCGTGGTCGGGGCGGTGTCGATCATGAGCCTGCGGTCGTTCATTCCGGCACTGAAAAACGTCGATAAGAGCGGGGTGATTCTGCTCGCAACAGTGCTTTTTTTTGTCCTCAAGATCCTCGACATTGGCGATCTCGAAAATGTGCCTTGGAATATCATTCTGCTATTCGGAGGCGCGATGAGCCTCGGCTACTGCTTGGTGTTGACCGGCGCCGCTGACTGGCTGGCGATCAACACCGTTTCCTTACTCAAGACTGCACCGCCCCTGGTTTTCATCCTCGGTATGACCTTCTTTGTACTGATGATGACAAACTTGATCATGAACGTCGCCGCAATCGCCATCTGCCTTCCGGTGGCACTCAAAGTCGCACCCTATCTGGGAGTCGGTGGGGAGGTCATTCTCTTCGGATCTCTGGTTGCAGCCGGAATGCCATTCTTGCTCCTTGTCGGCGCCGCACCTAACGCCATCGCCTATGAAAGCAAGCAGTTCACATCCGGTGAATTTTTCAAGGCGGGGATTCCCGCCAGTTTATTGCTGATGGTAGTGATCACGGCTTTCGTCATCTTCATCTGGCCCGTGATGGGTATGGAGGTAACGATCGCCACGCCCTGA